A stretch of Myceligenerans xiligouense DNA encodes these proteins:
- a CDS encoding VOC family protein: MAATAVYPVLMSQDVAAAASFYREALGFETTYDSDWYVSLRLGAFELAVLAHDHPTIPEGYGALPRGVLVNIEVDDVDAVHARLADMPGCEPVLPLRDEDFGQRHFIVAAPDGVLLDIIQPIPPTAEYADAYANH; encoded by the coding sequence ATGGCCGCCACCGCCGTCTATCCCGTCCTCATGTCGCAGGATGTCGCCGCTGCGGCGTCGTTCTACCGCGAGGCCTTGGGGTTCGAGACCACCTACGACTCCGACTGGTACGTCAGTCTGCGCCTCGGCGCGTTCGAGCTCGCGGTCCTCGCCCACGACCACCCGACGATTCCCGAGGGGTACGGTGCTCTGCCGCGCGGAGTGCTCGTGAACATCGAGGTCGACGACGTCGACGCCGTCCACGCCCGCCTGGCGGACATGCCTGGCTGCGAACCGGTCCTCCCTCTCCGGGACGAGGACTTCGGGCAGCGGCACTTCATCGTCGCGGCCCCCGACGGCGTGCTGCTGGACATCATCCAGCCGATCCCGCCGACCGCGGAGTACGCGGACGCCTACGCGAACCACTGA
- a CDS encoding TetR/AcrR family transcriptional regulator encodes MPRASAAAAARTARQVLDTASDLFAAHGFTGVSLDDVAQAAGVTRGAVYHHYRNKAGLFRAVAAHLQARVADAVVEAAEHAGTDPTARLSAGSHAFLDVITSGAAVRVLLVDAPAVLGWQEWRRLDAENSGMHLQEVLREIGVGDELLGAMSAQLSGAMNEAALWIAEHHDDEARRQAHSALDRLLAAVSP; translated from the coding sequence ATGCCTCGAGCCTCAGCGGCCGCCGCCGCCCGGACCGCCCGGCAGGTGCTGGACACCGCGTCCGACCTGTTCGCCGCGCACGGGTTCACCGGGGTCTCGCTCGACGACGTCGCCCAGGCCGCCGGCGTGACGCGCGGAGCCGTCTACCACCACTACCGGAACAAGGCAGGACTGTTCCGCGCCGTCGCAGCTCACCTCCAGGCACGGGTGGCGGATGCCGTCGTCGAAGCAGCCGAGCACGCCGGCACCGACCCGACCGCTCGGCTGAGCGCGGGTTCGCACGCGTTCCTGGACGTCATCACCTCGGGTGCGGCCGTGCGCGTCCTGCTCGTCGACGCTCCCGCCGTCCTCGGCTGGCAGGAGTGGCGCAGGCTCGACGCGGAGAACTCGGGCATGCACCTGCAAGAGGTGCTCCGCGAGATCGGTGTCGGCGACGAACTGCTCGGCGCGATGTCCGCCCAGCTCTCCGGCGCGATGAACGAAGCCGCGCTCTGGATCGCGGAACACCACGACGACGAGGCGCGACGGCAGGCGCACTCGGCGCTGGATCGGCTCCTCGCCGCCGTCTCCCCTTGA
- a CDS encoding GlxA family transcriptional regulator: MSIVVFLLLPGVHLLDLAGPAQAFFTAGDFGHRYDLRYVSGASVPDAGTVASAQGLPLVAGSDWPSLGPDDLVVVPGWRVGNDPAAWPLLSTPTRERLAAHHAAGGTVASVCAGSDALGQAGLLDGRRCTTHHAVQDALAARHPRARVVRDVLFTTDDGVVTSAGIASGIDLALHLLAMRHGPALAARVAREMVVYARRNGTEPQASAMLRHRSHVDDTVHRVQDHIDAHFARSLPLADLAAHAGVAERTLTRSFTRATGLTPLRYQQLLRRERAEHLIGHGATVEAAARTVGFQDPRMLRRLRSDAAFRGGA; this comes from the coding sequence GTGAGCATCGTCGTCTTCCTGCTCCTGCCCGGGGTCCACCTGCTCGACCTGGCGGGCCCCGCGCAGGCGTTCTTCACGGCGGGAGACTTCGGCCACCGCTACGACCTGCGCTACGTGTCGGGAGCTTCCGTGCCCGACGCCGGAACGGTGGCCTCGGCGCAGGGCCTTCCGCTGGTCGCGGGCAGCGACTGGCCGAGCCTCGGCCCGGACGACCTCGTCGTCGTCCCCGGATGGCGCGTCGGGAACGACCCGGCCGCCTGGCCCCTGCTGAGCACGCCGACGCGCGAACGTCTCGCCGCGCACCACGCGGCGGGCGGCACCGTCGCCAGCGTCTGCGCGGGCTCGGACGCGCTCGGCCAGGCCGGGCTGCTCGACGGCCGCCGCTGCACCACGCACCACGCGGTGCAGGACGCGCTCGCCGCCCGGCACCCGCGGGCCCGGGTGGTGCGGGACGTCCTGTTCACCACCGACGACGGCGTCGTCACCTCCGCAGGCATCGCGAGCGGCATCGACCTGGCGCTGCACCTGCTCGCGATGCGCCACGGCCCGGCGCTCGCCGCCCGGGTGGCCCGCGAGATGGTGGTCTACGCCCGCCGGAACGGCACCGAGCCGCAGGCCAGCGCGATGCTGCGGCACCGCTCGCACGTCGACGACACGGTGCACCGCGTCCAGGACCACATCGACGCGCACTTCGCGCGGAGCCTCCCGCTCGCCGACCTGGCCGCCCACGCGGGCGTCGCCGAGCGGACGCTGACCAGATCGTTCACCCGTGCCACCGGGCTCACGCCTCTGCGCTACCAGCAGCTCCTGCGGCGTGAGCGCGCCGAGCACCTCATCGGGCACGGCGCGACCGTCGAGGCGGCGGCGCGCACCGTCGGCTTCCAGGACCCGAGAATGCTGCGCC
- a CDS encoding DUF3175 domain-containing protein, with translation MAGHERSGSGGERWSQQVTEGSDALDLEEGVFTWKDPARIAASLKRSAEASGRRKSSPYRSAMSMLTFYVNRAGKDLSADQKEVLERAKDELRKQFGRA, from the coding sequence ATGGCCGGTCACGAGCGGTCAGGCTCCGGTGGCGAACGCTGGTCCCAGCAGGTCACCGAGGGCAGCGATGCCCTGGACCTGGAAGAGGGCGTGTTCACGTGGAAGGACCCGGCGCGCATCGCCGCGTCCCTGAAACGGTCCGCGGAGGCGAGCGGCCGGCGCAAGAGTTCCCCGTACCGCTCGGCGATGTCGATGCTGACCTTCTACGTCAACCGCGCCGGCAAGGACCTGAGTGCCGACCAGAAGGAGGTTCTCGAGCGCGCCAAGGACGAGTTGCGCAAGCAGTTCGGACGCGCCTGA
- a CDS encoding AraC family transcriptional regulator, producing MSLEQLRSLISRHARAGTTATAVPGVAVSRSDRSAPHDDVTGTVLALVAQGAKRLAVGDTVHEYGAGQFLVTSVELPVSGQFLDASPEQPALGFGLLLRPEVVAELMLNPAAADFGRAARGESAPPAVVVGHASDRLVDAAVRMLRLLERPRDIPVLAPLIEREILWLVMSGEQGATVRQLGLADSSLSRVRHVVNWMKERYAEPVRVEELARRARMSPSAFHRAFHAVTAMSPIQYQKRVRLQEARLRLMSNPGDVTAAAYAVGYESPSQFSREYRRQFGAPPSRDAARLRETAAALGHGASDGPRGA from the coding sequence ATGTCCCTGGAACAACTGCGGTCGCTGATCTCACGACACGCGCGCGCCGGTACCACGGCCACCGCCGTCCCCGGCGTGGCCGTCTCCCGCTCGGACCGTTCCGCGCCGCACGACGACGTGACCGGGACCGTCCTCGCACTCGTCGCGCAGGGTGCCAAACGTCTCGCCGTCGGCGACACCGTCCACGAGTACGGCGCGGGCCAGTTCCTCGTCACCTCGGTGGAACTGCCCGTGAGCGGGCAGTTCCTGGACGCGTCGCCCGAGCAGCCCGCACTCGGCTTCGGCCTCCTCCTGCGCCCGGAGGTGGTCGCGGAGCTCATGCTGAATCCTGCCGCGGCCGACTTCGGACGTGCAGCACGCGGCGAGTCCGCGCCTCCGGCGGTCGTGGTCGGCCACGCCTCCGACCGCCTCGTCGACGCCGCGGTCCGGATGCTGCGGTTGCTCGAACGGCCCCGTGACATCCCCGTGCTGGCGCCGCTGATCGAACGAGAGATCCTCTGGCTCGTCATGTCGGGGGAGCAGGGCGCCACCGTACGTCAGCTCGGGCTCGCCGACAGCAGCCTCAGCCGGGTGCGCCATGTCGTCAACTGGATGAAGGAACGCTACGCGGAACCCGTGCGGGTGGAGGAACTCGCCCGGCGGGCACGCATGAGCCCGTCCGCGTTCCACCGGGCCTTTCACGCGGTCACCGCGATGAGCCCCATCCAGTACCAGAAGCGCGTCCGGCTCCAGGAGGCCAGGCTGCGCCTGATGTCCAACCCCGGTGACGTCACCGCGGCCGCCTACGCCGTCGGGTACGAAAGTCCGTCGCAGTTCAGCCGGGAGTATCGCCGTCAGTTCGGCGCACCGCCCAGCCGGGACGCCGCACGCCTGCGTGAGACCGCCGCCGCACTCGGCCACGGGGCGAGCGACGGACCGCGTGGCGCCTGA
- a CDS encoding phosphoribosyltransferase: MLFDDRTDAGRRLARRLGALRAEDLVVLGLPRGGVPVASEVARALGAPLDVIVVRKLGVPYQPEYALGAIGEGDVLVLNDEVWRRVGMDTEELAELERAERAELSRRVETFRGEHERIPLAGRTALIVDDGVATGATARAACQVARAQGARRVILAAPVGARESLRALRRDADEVVCLSEPARFMAVGQWYRDFRQTPDSKVTELLDRARRRVPASAATDDPPLVDEDVHALADQVPLAGHLTIPEHPVGIVVFAHGSGSSRHSPRNRHVAAELNEAGLATFLFDLLTSQEELVRSSVFDVELLARRLVEVTVSLRSRYDAAGLPVGYFGASTGAGAALWAAADPRVDVRAVVSRGGRPDLAEPRLALVDAPTLLIVGGRDERVLDLNRRAQAAMRADCELAVIPDATHLFEEPGALDQVADLARDWFLEHLAPLGEP; the protein is encoded by the coding sequence ATGCTGTTCGACGATCGCACCGACGCGGGGCGCCGGCTGGCCCGGCGCCTGGGGGCCCTGCGCGCCGAAGACCTCGTGGTTCTCGGCCTGCCGCGCGGTGGCGTCCCCGTCGCGTCCGAGGTCGCGAGGGCGCTCGGCGCGCCGCTGGACGTGATCGTCGTGCGGAAGCTGGGTGTGCCCTACCAGCCCGAGTACGCACTGGGCGCGATCGGTGAGGGCGATGTCCTCGTGCTCAACGACGAGGTCTGGCGCCGCGTGGGCATGGACACCGAGGAGCTCGCCGAGCTCGAGCGCGCCGAACGGGCCGAGTTGTCGCGCCGGGTGGAGACGTTCCGCGGCGAGCACGAGCGGATCCCGCTGGCAGGCCGGACCGCGCTGATCGTCGACGACGGCGTGGCGACGGGTGCCACCGCCCGCGCGGCCTGCCAGGTCGCGCGAGCGCAGGGTGCGCGCCGGGTGATCCTCGCGGCGCCGGTCGGGGCGCGCGAGTCCCTTCGCGCACTGCGCCGTGACGCCGACGAGGTGGTGTGCCTGTCGGAGCCGGCCCGGTTCATGGCCGTCGGCCAGTGGTATCGCGACTTCCGGCAGACGCCCGACAGCAAGGTCACCGAGCTGCTCGACCGCGCCAGGCGGCGCGTTCCGGCGTCGGCCGCCACGGACGACCCGCCGCTGGTCGACGAGGACGTGCACGCCCTGGCGGACCAGGTGCCGCTGGCCGGCCACCTCACCATTCCCGAGCACCCGGTCGGCATCGTGGTGTTCGCGCACGGCAGCGGCAGCAGCCGCCACAGTCCGCGCAACCGCCACGTCGCGGCGGAGCTCAACGAGGCGGGCCTGGCGACATTCCTGTTCGACCTGCTCACCTCCCAGGAGGAACTCGTCCGCTCCAGCGTGTTCGACGTCGAACTGCTCGCCCGCAGACTCGTCGAGGTCACGGTCTCGCTACGGTCCCGGTATGACGCCGCCGGACTGCCCGTCGGCTACTTCGGGGCCAGCACCGGAGCTGGCGCGGCGCTGTGGGCGGCGGCCGACCCCCGCGTCGACGTCCGCGCCGTCGTCTCCCGGGGAGGCCGGCCCGATCTGGCCGAACCACGCCTCGCCCTGGTCGACGCCCCGACGCTGCTGATCGTGGGCGGGCGTGACGAGCGCGTGCTCGACCTCAACCGCCGCGCCCAGGCCGCCATGCGCGCCGACTGCGAACTCGCCGTGATCCCTGACGCGACCCACCTGTTCGAGGAGCCGGGTGCCCTCGACCAGGTCGCCGACCTCGCCCGCGACTGGTTCCTCGAGCATCTCGCGCCTCTCGGCGAGCCCTGA
- a CDS encoding DUF418 domain-containing protein produces the protein MLLFIALAHSCLLLYAVDDVRVPGIGDRVTVFLGDLFVNHRARPMFVLLFGYGLAQLALRRRGRGDSWPAVRRLVRRRGLWLLLLGLLHVALLFYDVLTMYGIASLVLAGALTWSDARLLRVLRLALVGVAMAFAVYGVLSATEGFSLVIGPDSPIFTPWDRVVEWLRMAAFMTWQVLPGVLLGIWAARRRILDEPHRHRPLLARAAVVGLGTSVLGSIPFALMNAGFWAGPTPVVAGAAAVVHGVTGYAGGVGAAALIGLVALRVPVPAHPVVVAVQALGQRSLTFYLFQSVAFVALMAPFALGLGGEVRYVGAAGIALGTWMVSLAGAYWLHRAGYRGPAEVLLRRLSG, from the coding sequence ATGCTCCTGTTCATCGCGCTCGCGCATTCGTGCCTGCTGTTGTACGCGGTCGACGACGTGCGCGTGCCCGGGATCGGTGACCGCGTGACGGTGTTCCTCGGCGATCTGTTCGTGAACCACCGGGCGCGGCCGATGTTCGTGCTCCTGTTCGGCTACGGCCTCGCGCAGCTCGCGCTGCGCCGCCGAGGCCGGGGCGACAGCTGGCCTGCGGTGCGCCGGCTCGTGCGACGGCGTGGCCTGTGGCTGCTCCTGCTGGGCCTGCTGCACGTCGCGCTGCTGTTCTATGACGTGCTGACGATGTACGGGATCGCGAGCCTCGTCCTGGCAGGGGCGCTCACCTGGTCGGACGCGCGCCTGCTCCGGGTGCTCCGCCTCGCCCTCGTCGGCGTGGCGATGGCGTTCGCCGTGTACGGCGTGCTTTCGGCCACCGAGGGATTCAGCCTGGTGATCGGCCCCGACAGCCCGATCTTCACGCCCTGGGACCGCGTCGTCGAGTGGCTGCGGATGGCTGCCTTCATGACCTGGCAGGTGCTGCCCGGGGTTCTGCTGGGGATCTGGGCCGCGCGACGGCGGATCCTGGACGAGCCGCATCGCCACCGGCCACTTCTGGCACGAGCCGCCGTCGTCGGGCTCGGGACCTCGGTGCTGGGCAGCATCCCGTTCGCACTGATGAACGCGGGATTCTGGGCAGGGCCGACGCCGGTCGTGGCCGGCGCGGCGGCGGTGGTGCACGGTGTGACGGGGTACGCCGGAGGCGTCGGCGCGGCGGCACTCATCGGGCTGGTGGCACTGCGCGTACCCGTACCCGCACACCCCGTCGTCGTGGCTGTGCAGGCACTCGGACAGCGGTCCCTGACGTTCTACCTGTTCCAGTCGGTGGCGTTCGTCGCCCTGATGGCGCCCTTCGCTCTCGGGCTGGGAGGCGAGGTCCGTTACGTGGGGGCGGCGGGGATCGCCCTCGGGACCTGGATGGTGTCGCTGGCGGGTGCCTACTGGCTGCACCGGGCGGGATATCGGGGACCGGCGGAGGTGCTCCTGCGGCGGCTCAGCGGCTGA
- a CDS encoding cysteine hydrolase family protein, which translates to MTRALIVIDVQESFRVRPLWAETLVPGVAHPVNRLVALARAAGDLVVWVLHTEPGTGNAFDPECGHVRLFEELGEPLPGEPVLRKTSHNAFTTTNLQQLLTTHGVTEVSVCGIRAEQCVETTTRVGSDLGYAMTFVSDATSTDPLGPFSAAEILERTETVLRDRFARIATVAELEAEAGTLPATDTTPEVAASAT; encoded by the coding sequence ATGACCCGCGCACTGATCGTCATCGATGTCCAGGAATCCTTCCGGGTCCGCCCGCTGTGGGCGGAGACGCTGGTCCCGGGTGTCGCCCACCCGGTGAACCGCCTGGTCGCCCTGGCCCGCGCCGCCGGTGACCTGGTGGTCTGGGTGCTGCACACCGAGCCCGGGACCGGCAACGCGTTCGACCCCGAGTGCGGGCACGTGCGGTTGTTCGAGGAACTGGGCGAACCGCTGCCCGGCGAGCCGGTGCTGCGCAAGACCTCGCACAACGCGTTCACCACGACCAACCTGCAGCAGCTCCTGACCACGCACGGCGTGACCGAGGTGAGCGTCTGCGGCATCCGTGCCGAGCAGTGCGTGGAGACCACCACGCGCGTCGGCTCCGACCTCGGCTACGCGATGACGTTCGTCAGCGACGCGACCAGCACCGACCCCCTCGGGCCGTTCAGTGCCGCCGAGATCCTCGAACGTACCGAGACGGTGCTCCGCGACCGGTTCGCACGCATCGCCACCGTCGCGGAACTCGAGGCGGAGGCCGGGACGCTGCCGGCCACCGACACCACCCCCGAGGTGGCAGCATCGGCCACGTGA
- a CDS encoding SDR family NAD(P)-dependent oxidoreductase translates to MNTATEQNTYQNENDGPPVAVVTGASAGIGRGAAVEIGRRGMHVVVTYNSRAQEAEKTVRLIREVGGDAVALRLDIARVEHFADFRERLAEAIGTAWGTTTVRALVNNAGFGGGLPFAEMTEDAFDQYYQVLLKGPYFLTQALLPVLQDGGSIVNVSSSSVRAGDTEAGYSGYAAMKGGLVTATRYLAKELAGRGIVVNSVAPGPTRTRIADDAFDRFPEIIDGIAARTTLGRIGEPQDVGKIIAFLVSQDAGWITGQDLQVSGGFAL, encoded by the coding sequence GTGAACACAGCGACGGAACAGAACACCTACCAGAACGAGAACGACGGCCCGCCCGTGGCGGTCGTCACCGGAGCGAGCGCGGGCATCGGGCGTGGCGCGGCGGTCGAGATCGGCCGGCGCGGGATGCACGTGGTGGTGACCTACAACTCGCGCGCGCAGGAGGCTGAGAAGACGGTTCGGCTGATCCGCGAGGTCGGCGGCGATGCGGTCGCCCTCCGGCTCGACATCGCACGCGTGGAGCACTTCGCCGACTTCCGGGAGCGACTGGCGGAGGCGATCGGCACGGCATGGGGTACGACGACGGTCCGGGCCCTGGTCAACAACGCCGGCTTCGGCGGCGGGCTCCCGTTCGCCGAGATGACCGAGGACGCGTTCGACCAGTACTACCAGGTGCTCCTCAAGGGCCCCTACTTCCTGACCCAGGCTCTGCTGCCGGTGCTGCAGGACGGCGGGTCGATCGTGAACGTCTCGAGCAGCTCCGTGCGGGCCGGGGACACGGAGGCCGGGTACTCCGGCTACGCGGCGATGAAGGGCGGCCTCGTCACGGCCACCCGGTACCTGGCGAAGGAGCTCGCCGGCCGCGGCATCGTCGTCAACTCCGTCGCGCCCGGCCCCACGCGCACCCGCATCGCCGACGACGCCTTCGACCGCTTCCCGGAGATCATCGACGGCATCGCGGCGAGAACCACGCTCGGCCGTATCGGGGAGCCGCAGGACGTCGGCAAGATCATCGCGTTCCTGGTCTCGCAGGACGCCGGGTGGATCACCGGCCAGGACCTCCAGGTCTCCGGCGGTTTCGCGTTGTGA